Proteins co-encoded in one Ruegeria sp. YS9 genomic window:
- the arfB gene encoding alternative ribosome rescue aminoacyl-tRNA hydrolase ArfB, translated as MLRISDDITLQDWEMTESFVRSSGPGGQNVNKVSTAVELRFEAARSPSLPDPVKNRLKRLAGRRWTKDGAIIIQCEETRSQARNREIARTRLAELIGKALVKPKRRIATKPTYGSVKRRLAAKKARGDVKALRGKVSEE; from the coding sequence ATGTTGCGCATCTCTGACGATATCACTCTGCAAGACTGGGAAATGACCGAGAGCTTCGTGCGTTCTTCCGGCCCTGGTGGGCAGAATGTGAACAAGGTCTCAACCGCCGTTGAGCTGAGGTTCGAGGCCGCGCGCTCCCCTTCTTTGCCCGATCCGGTCAAGAACAGGCTGAAACGGCTGGCCGGGCGGCGCTGGACCAAGGATGGCGCGATCATCATCCAGTGCGAAGAAACACGTTCCCAAGCCCGCAACCGGGAAATCGCACGTACAAGACTGGCGGAACTGATCGGCAAGGCGCTGGTCAAACCCAAGCGGCGCATCGCGACGAAACCCACCTATGGTTCGGTCAAACGCAGGCTTGCGGCGAAAAAGGCGAGGGGCGACGTCAAGGCGCTGCGCGGCAAGGTGTCCGAAGAATGA
- a CDS encoding SDR family oxidoreductase, translated as MRLEGKTAIVTGGASGFGAGIARKFLAEGARVMIADINGDAAHELATQLGSEAVAQQVDVGEGASVQKMADAAFSTFGHLDILVNNAGVTHLPAPLEEVSEADFDRVFNVNMKSVYLTARALVPPMKARGAGSVLNVASTAGLSPRPNLNWYNASKGWMITATKTMAVELAPSGLRVNAICPVAGETPLLKSFMGEDTPEIRAKFLSTIPLGRFSTPEDMANAACFLCSDEASMITGAALEVDGGRCI; from the coding sequence ATGAGGCTGGAGGGAAAAACCGCAATCGTCACTGGCGGTGCATCCGGGTTTGGTGCGGGGATCGCAAGGAAGTTCCTGGCCGAAGGCGCGCGTGTCATGATTGCTGACATCAATGGCGATGCCGCCCATGAGCTTGCAACCCAGCTTGGGTCCGAAGCGGTTGCTCAGCAGGTTGATGTAGGTGAGGGCGCTTCGGTTCAAAAGATGGCGGATGCGGCTTTCTCAACCTTCGGCCATCTGGACATCCTTGTGAACAATGCCGGTGTGACCCACCTGCCGGCGCCGTTGGAGGAGGTCAGCGAAGCGGATTTCGACCGTGTTTTCAACGTGAACATGAAATCCGTCTATCTGACCGCCCGCGCATTGGTTCCACCTATGAAGGCACGCGGGGCGGGTTCAGTGCTGAACGTGGCTTCAACCGCGGGCCTGTCGCCGCGCCCGAACCTGAACTGGTACAACGCCTCCAAGGGCTGGATGATCACCGCAACCAAAACGATGGCAGTCGAGCTCGCCCCCTCCGGGCTGCGGGTGAACGCGATCTGCCCGGTCGCCGGGGAAACGCCATTGCTGAAGTCTTTCATGGGTGAAGACACACCCGAAATCCGTGCCAAATTCCTGTCGACCATCCCGTTGGGCCGCTTTTCAACCCCAGAAGACATGGCCAATGCCGCCTGTTTCCTGTGTTCGGACGAGGCCAGCATGATCACCGGCGCCGCGCTCGAGGTGGACGGAGGCCGATGCATCTGA